Proteins encoded by one window of Yamadazyma tenuis chromosome 2, complete sequence:
- a CDS encoding uncharacterized protein (COG:U; EggNog:ENOG503NUMT), giving the protein MSDGKLFVKSKSSEIKAELDQAYKRGKPHAKIKLILKKVTANIILNNNEISKLLPDMINLLRFDDLEIRRVCLDFLCFYSHYDPKTALNAVPFLKRFREDSDSILRALTIKTLTSIELPEFTDLSFSVIKLYLKDPNVYVRIAAAYSTARLFKFSTSRVINENLIDSLNDLLYDEDDTVISVALSALDSIIEHDKTLDLKLTVNPSHSIKLLKTLHRTTEWSQVYILNSLLSFVPQHTNTALDLIELVIPFLQHENSSIVLNAVKVIVYLSNYVKDPELILPSLPKRLGSSLVSLLSKPPELQFLVLRNIILLLLGRKYLVQFDVEMLFCKYDDTIYVKDTKLEIIYLLANEHNFSTVTRELEEYATDVDVAMARKAIRAFGNLAIKITSAASLCVEIIIDLISNKVSYIVQEAVVVIKNIVRRYPGDFDYAITEMAKYYKLMEESDAKAAMIWMYGQYHHLIEDIEEGYTTLIQSYKDEPLEVQLATLTATTKLYLHYPEKFERSVLAVLKWATEEVNNPDIRERGFFYWRLISSESGSDVNGGFQSVAKQVVFNENPRIDSENENINPAVLEELELNIGTLASIYLKPIALVFRLSKSRTLPHSQALQPRRPSKNSADNSARSSRATSTDNLALPEEGKIYSSRKFNVSADAISRKKSIIRQSSFDSTPSGLSDDSKKNGLARRLSKRASILTGRRSSK; this is encoded by the coding sequence ATGTCGGATGGAAAGCTATTTGTGAAGTCCAAGTCTTCGGAGATCAAGGCCGAGCTTGACCAAGCATACAAACGGGGAAAACCACATGCTAAGATCAAGttaatcttgaagaaagttACAGCCAACATAATCTTGAATAATAACGAGATCTCCAAGTTACTACCCGATATGATAAACCTTCTTCGctttgatgatttggagaTCAGACGCGTGTGTTTAGACTTTCTATGCTTCTACTCCCATTACGACCCCAAGACAGCCCTCAATGCGGTACCATTCTTAAAGCGATTTAGAGAAGACTCCGATTCAATTCTTAGAGCTTTAACCATCAAGACTCTCACATCTATTGAACTTCCAGAATTCACAGACCTTTCCTTTTCGGTGATCAAATTATACCTCAAAGACCCCAATGTCTATGTGAGAATTGCTGCTGCATATTCGACTGCCAGACTTTTTAAGTTTAGTACTTCCAGAGTAATCAACGAGAACTTGATCGATAGCCTCAATGATCTCCTatatgatgaagacgatacCGTCATATCAGTGGCCTTATCCGCCTTGGACTCAATAATAGAACATGATAAAACTTTGGACTTAAAGTTGACTGTTAATCCTAGCCATTCAatcaagcttttgaaaaCGTTGCATAGAACCACAGAATGGAGTCAAGTCTATATTTTGAATTCGTTGCTATCATTTGTTCCTCAACACACAAACACAGCATTGGACCTTATAGAGTTGGTGATTCCTTTTTTACAGCATGAAAATTCGTCCATCGTACTCAATGCTGTAAAAGTTATTGTGTATTTAAGCAATTATGTTAAAGATCCAGAGCTTATTCTCCCATCTTTACCTAAAAGACTAGGCTCTTCACTTGTTTCATTACTTTCGAAGCCTCCGGAGTTGCAGTTTTTGGTTCTAAGGAATATCATATTACTTCTTTTGGGAAGAAAGTACTTGGTACAGTTTGACGTTGAAATGCTCTTTTGCAAATATGATGATACCATATACGTGAAAGATACCAAGCTTGAGATTATCTACTTATTAGCCAATGAGCATAATTTCTCCACGGTAACAAGGGAATTGGAAGAGTATGCCACAGATGTAGATGTGGCAATGGCTAGAAAAGCTATTCGAGCATTCGGAAATTTGGCCATCAAAATTACTAGTGCTGCTTCGTTGTGTGTGGAAATTATTATTGACTTGATATCGAATAAAGTTTCCTATATAGTTCAAGAagcagtggtggtgataaaGAACATTGTTCGAAGATATCCAGGTGACTTCGACTATGCCATTACCGAGATGGCTAAATACTATAAGTTAATGGAGGAAAGTGATGCAAAAGCTGCTATGATTTGGATGTATGGCcagtatcatcatcttattgaagatattgaagagGGTTATACGACTTTGATCCAGTCGTATAAGGATGAAcctcttgaagttcaactcgCAACATTAACTGCTACCACAAAATTATATTTGCATTACCCAGAAAAGTTTGAACGTTCGGTATTAGCAGTGCTTAAGTGGGcaacagaagaagtcaaCAATCCTGACATCCGAGAAAGAGGATTCTTTTACTGGAGATTAATATCTTCTGAGTCTGGAAGTGATGTAAATGGTGGTTTCCAACTGGTGGCCAAGcaagttgttttcaatgaaaaTCCACGTATCGATTCAGAAAATGAAAATATCAATCCAGctgttttggaagaattaGAGTTGAATATTGGTACCTTAGCTTCTATTTATCTTAAGCCAATTGCTCTTGTTTTCAGGCTCTCAAAATCAAGGACTCTACCACATTCTCAAGCATTGCAACCAAGAAGgccttcaaaaaattcAGCAGACAATTCAGCCCGCTCTTCACGTGCCACTTCTACCGATAACTTGGCCCTTCCCGAAGAAGGAAAAATATATTCCTCTAGAAAGTTTAATGTTTCAGCTGATGCCATATCTCGGAAGAAGTCTATTATTAGACAAAGCTCTTTCGATTCCACTCCTTCAGGGCTCTCTGATGattcaaagaaaaatggATTAGCTAGACGATTAAGCAAAAGGGCCTCAATTCTAACAGGGAGGAGAAGTTCAAAGTAA
- the HRQ1 gene encoding ATP-dependent 3'-5' DNA helicase (BUSCO:EOG09260DXP; EggNog:ENOG503NUXJ; COG:A) has product METRDQEIPFSKWPDPLKRLGRIFSQINANLTFILSHSRSTIPTYEYFQKLVPDLTIFDLASIKYFLPPGDVFFDYVDKEDLLANEKVGYTKEQGYNMKQPDTIDKLYEDIKNANENGSSQILLFTFDDMKVDNIGALSNSRRAPWKRTNTESNSFFNHRDLITQKLTQPQLSGIINTRNAKFQAGVSHFVQEVGTNTEELLVLDKLNADVVSFVPSEPDLEDPVQKMTKRQRLENTSVSESLDSQGMVDILKNSSIYKDQIEFEATFTEARPATFKPFDLEMYDIHPALAYGVKKYKGIDMETMLYSHQTEALEHILDYTKTHVITSTSTSSGKSLIYQIPILNSILWDMENGNTNHRASTAIFIFPTKALAQDQKKHLEDLIKHIPMPKNGSIRVDTYDGDTDTKTKGTIRRFANIIFTNPDTIHASILPNHEGMSYSDSSGGWQYFLHALKFIVVDEIHVYKGTFGINVSFVMARLLRVLSHSSSSHQVKFISSSATVLNPESHFRVVCAISPEDNVVHISNDGSACCEKKFLIWNPPPLMNKRGEVHPGSIDRLLGTPQSHMVPRVNNITESARVLLSLLGGSKFIKVIVFCPIRQVCELLMKQIRSLLITSEYADLGIKEGDIMAYRGGYSKTDRRNIEQKMFNGEVRALVATNALELGVDLSDLDVVITCSFPVSKSNMHQQFGRAGRGRNAKGSLAIFVAGAIPVDSYYVKHPEELLDKSTYEDLCVESLIGVGMHKLIMENHLQCAAFELPIDIDQDAKWFCNYESTPKKVQIFRTACAEKLNQDKLHRYRTSPDYLPWPASKVAIRAVESPAYAVVDITNGRNIVIEEVEESRTSFTLYEGGIFLHQGLPYLVKDFNSDKKYAKVQRVTVDWVTSQRDFTDVDPHIIEYIRCLKSPMREVSDIPAYFGTIEITTIVFGFFKVNKKNEIIEAVEVKNPPVRYKSKGFWLDIPKPVLDAIVEKSLSPAGGIHAAQHCLMNILPLYISGSASTNPNSRFTSNAGEAELLTECKAPEKEFARRQTKRKRPARLIFYDSKGGPSGSGVSAKAFEYIDEILLAAYDRVKDCDCEWGCPKCVTASFCKEGMTVMSKPAAYIILGSLVGRELSELVQEVPDGPELNMPEISVETVQPASSVVKMAKDVEIVEIKRATKPLKPIKKE; this is encoded by the coding sequence ATGGAAACACGTGACCAGGAAATCCCTTTCAGTAAATGGCCAGACCCCTTGAAAAGGTTAGGAAGGATATTCTCCCAGATAAATGCCAACTTGACGTTTATACTATCGCATTCCCGGtcaacaattccaacatATGAATATTTTCAGAAGCTTGTACCGGACCTTACAATATTTGATCTAGCTTCTATTAAATACTTCTTACCACCGGGAGACGTGTTTTTTGACTATGTGGACAAAGAGGATCTTTTGGCAAATGAAAAAGTCGGATATACAAAAGAACAGGGGTACAATATGAAACAACCAGATACCATAGATAAGCTATACGAGGATATTAAGAATGCAAATGAAAATGGGTCCAGCCAAATACTACTTTTTACATTCGATGACATGAAAGTCGATAATATAGGAGCTCTTTCAAACTCCAGACGGGCACCGTGGAAAAGAACTAACACTGAATCTAATTCTTTTTTCAATCATAGAGATCTCATCACTCAGAAACTCACCCAGCCCCAATTATCTGGAATAATAAATACTAGAAACGCCAAGTTCCAAGCTGGCGTAAGCCATTTCGtgcaagaagttggaacCAATACAGAGGAGCTTCTCGTCCTTGACAAGCTTAATGCTGACGTGGTCCTGTTTGTACCTTCAGAACCAGATTTAGAAGACCCTGTTCAaaagatgacgaagagaCAACGGCTAGAGAACACGAGCGTATCTGAACTGCTCGATTCACAAGGAATGGTGgatatcttgaaaaacAGCTCTATTTACAAAGATcaaattgaatttgagGCTACATTCACAGAAGCTAGACCAGCCACCTTCAAACCATTTGACCTAGAAATGTATGATATCCATCCGGCTTTAGCATATGGAGTGAAAAAATATAAGGGAATTGATATGGAAACCATGCTCTATAGCCACCAGACCGAGGCTTTGGAACATATATTGGATTATACCAAGACTCATGTCATTACCAGCACATCTACAAGTTCAGGGAAATCTTTGATATACCAAATACCAATTTTGAACAGCATATTGTGGGACATGGAAAATGGTAATACGAACCATAGGGCAAGCACGGCAATATTCATATTTCCCACCAAGGCTTTGGCCCAAGACCAAAAAAAACATCTTGAggacttgatcaaacaCATACCCATGCCGAAAAATGGCAGTATCCGTGTAGACACCTACGATGGAGATACAGATACAAAGACTAAAGGAACTATTAGGAGGTTTGCAAATATAATCTTTACAAATCCAGATACAATACATGCATCCATTCTACCAAACCACGAAGGAATGAGTTACTCTGACTCTAGTGGGGGATGGCAGTACTTCTTACATGCCCTTAAGTTTATTGTGGTTGATGAGATCCATGTTTACAAAGGGACCTTTGGAATAAATGTAAGTTTTGTTATGGCTCGTCTCCTAAGAGTTCTAAGCCACTCCTCATCATCACACCAGGTGAAATTCATCTCTTCATCAGCAACAGTATTGAACCCTGAATCACATTTTCGAGTTGTTTGTGCAATTTCACCAGAAGACAATGTTGTTCATATATCTAATGATGGAAGTGCCTGTTGTGAaaaaaagtttttgatatGGAATCCACCTCCTCTAATGAACAAAAGAGGTGAAGTTCATCCTGGATCAATAGATCGGCTTTTAGGAACTCCCCAGTCACACATGGTGCCTAGAGTAAACAACATCACAGAGCTGGCTAGAGTGTTGCTTCTGTTGTTAGGAGGATCCAAATTTATCAAAGTAATTGTTTTCTGTCCCATACGACAAGTTTGTGAACTTCTCATGAAGCAGATTAGAAGTCTACTTATTACATCTGAATATGCAGACTTGGGAATCAAGGAAGGTGATATAATGGCTTATAGAGGAGGATACTCCAAGACTGACAGGCGAAATATTGAGCAGAAAATGTTCAATGGTGAAGTACGAGCTTTAGTGGCTACTAATGCTTTAGAGTTAGGTGTTGATTTATCTGATCTCGATGTGGTCATAACATGCTCTTTTCCGGTGCTGAAACTGAATATGCATCAGCAATTTGGTAGAGCTGGAAGAGGTAGAAATGCCAAAGGGAGTTTGGCCATATTTGTTGCTGGGGCAATACCGGTAGACCTGTATTACGTTAAGCACCCTGAAGAACTACTAGACAAATCCACATATGAAGACTTGTGTGTTGAATCATTGATTGGAGTAGGAATGCATAAGCTCATCATGGAGAATCATTTACAATGTGCAGCGTTTGAACTACCGATCGATATCGATCAGGATGCAAAATGGTTTTGCAACTATGAAAGTACTCCCAAGAAGGTGCAGATTTTTAGGACTGCTTGTGCAGAGAAGTTAAACCAAGATAAGCTTCACAGGTACAGAACTAGTCCTGACTATCTACCATGGCCAGCTTCTAAGGTAGCTATCAGAGCAGTAGAACTGCCCGCCTATGCCGTGGTGGATATAACTAATGGAAGGAACATAGTCAtagaagaagttgaagaatccaGGACTTCGTTTACACTCTATGAGGGTGGTATTTTCTTACATCAAGGGTTACCCTATTTAGTAAAAGACTTCAACTCTGACAAGAAGTATGCCAAAGTACAAAGAGTAACAGTTGACTGGGTCACCTCTCAAAGGGATTTTACGGATGTTGATCCACATATAATCGAATACATAAGATGTCTCAAAAGTCCTATGAGAGAAGTTTCAGACATTCCTGCCTATTTTGGTACTATAGAAATCACAACTATTGTGTTTGGGTTTTTCAAagtgaacaagaaaaacGAAATAATAGAAGCAGTTGAAGTTAAAAACCCTCCTGTCAGGTACAAATCAAAAGGGTTTTGGTTGGATATACCAAAGCCAGTTCTCGATGCTATTGTGGAGAAATCTCTATCACCAGCGGGTGGGATCCACGCTGCTCAACATTGTCTCATGAATATTCTCCCTCTTTATATTAGTGGATCCGCTAGTACCAATCCAAATCTGAGGTTCACTTCTAATGCTGGAGAAGCCGAGTTGTTGACAGAATGTAAGGCACCGGAAAAAGAGTTTGCTAGGAGGCaaacaaagagaaagaggCCTGCCAGGTTGATATTCTACGATTCAAAAGGAGGTccttctggttctggtgttTCTGCCAAAGCTTTTGAGTACATCGACGAGATTCTATTGGCAGCTTATGATAGAGTCAAGGATTGTGACTGTGAATGGGGGTGCCCCAAATGTGTCACTGCCAGCTTCTGCAAAGAAGGAATGACTGTGATGTCTAAGCCAGCAGCTTATATCATATTAGGAAGTTTGGTAGGTAGAGAGTTGAGTGAATTGGTCCAAGAAGTCCCAGATGGGCCCGAACTAAACATGCCAGAAATTCTGGTTGAAACTGTTCAACCAGCTAGTAGTGTTGTGAAGATGGCTAAAGATGTGGAGATAGTAGAGATAAAACGAGCCACCAAGCCCTTAAAACCGATCAAAAAAGAATAA